CTGCCCGACGGAGTAGACGAAGTTGCCCGCGTCCGGCGAGCCCGTCGAGTTCGAGTTGCGCAGGAAGAACTTGTTGATCGCCGCGACGTGGAGCCCGACGGTGTCGTCGCCGTCGCCGTCCCAGTCGCCCGTCACCGGCACTTCGTTCGCCTGACCGACGGTGTACGTGAAGAGCGCATCCGGCGCGCCGCTCGCGTTCGTGTTGCGCAGGAAGAACCGGCCGAGGCTGGGGACGTAGACGCCGATCGTGTCGTCGCCGTCGCCGTCCCAGTCGCCGACGACCGGGATCTCACCCGCCTGGCCGACGCTGAACTTGAACGCCGGAACGTCGGGCGCGCCCGCGCTGTTGCTGTTCCGGAGGAAGAAGCGCTGGTTCGACGGGACGTAGACGCCGGGCGTGTCCGTTCCGTCGCCGTCCCAGTCGCCCATCAGCGTGATCTCTCCGGCCTGGCCGACGGTGTAGTTGAACGCCGTGATCTCGGGCGCGCCGCCGCTCAGCGTGTTGCGGAGGAAGAAGCGGCTGAGCGTCGTGTTCACGACGCCGACCGAGTCGCCGCTCGGCCCGCCGCCGGGCCCCGCGAGCGATGCATCGAACGAGAGGATGGAGCAGAGCGCGGCCACAGCCGAAGCCGTGCAGAACTGTCGAAGCTTCATCGAACGACTCCTGTTCAACGTCCGGACGCCGGCACTGGGCACGCGTCCGCGCGAAGGTCGGACATCACGAGCATCGCAACGCGCGCCAGAATACCCGGTTCCCGTCGCAGAATACACCCCGAACCCCGTGCCGCGGCGCGTCGAATCGATGTCGGTGGAGTCGTCGACGCGCGTCGGCGAAGCGGACGACGCGCGCGATCACTCTCCGTAGCCGAGCGCCCGGAGCTGCTCGATCGGCACCCCGCCGCTCGGCGGCTCCGCCTCGGCGCGGCCGTACTCGCCAGGAAGCGTCCCGGGGAGCGGCAGGGATTCGGCGCGGGACAGCGGGGCCGACCATGCGGCGGAGGGGCGCGCTCGGAGGGGATCGCCGGTCGCGAGGTCGTGGAGCTCGCCTGCGTCCGCGCGCAGGTCGTACGCCTGGGGCGCCGTCGACACGCGGTCCCGGAGCTCGGCCGGAACGCGCGACCGGGCATCGCCGGCGGGATAGCCCGCGGCGATCACCTTCCACCGCCGGTCGCGCACGTAGCGCGCACCCGTGTGCACGGCCTCGCCGCGGACCCTCTCCTTGGCGGGCTGCTCGCCGCGCACGCGCGCGAGCACGTCCGACCCCGACACGCCGGGCTCGGCGGGCAGACCGACCGCCGCCAGGACGGTCGGAAGCAGATCGACCTGCTCGACGAGCTCGTCGGAGCGTCCCGTGGCGACCGCGTGTGGGAGCTTCACGACGAGCGGCACGCGGATCACCTCGTCGTGGAGCGAGAACGTGTGGCCGACGAAGTCGCCGCGCTCGAACAGCGTTTCGCCGTGGTCGGAGGTCACGATGACGAGCGCGCCGTCCCAGACTCCGATCTCGCGCAGCCGGTCGAAGAGCGCGCCGAGCGTGCGATCCGTCGATCGGACCCCCTCGTCGTAGCCGCGGACCATCGCCTCGCGCGACGGGTACCGGTCGAGCGCCAGGTAGCGCAGCGCGGGAATCGCGCGCAGCGCGCGCCACGCGCCACTGGACCCGGCGGCGTCGTCGCCCGCATCCGCGCGACGAACGCCCGGATACGGGCCGTGGATGTCGTACGTGTGGACGAACAGGAACGTCGGCCGCCTCGGCGCGGCGCCGAGCGCGTCGAAGATCGTCGGGAGCATGCTCGGGAGTCCGACGCGGGTGTGCTCGACCCACGTCTCGAAGCCGCGCGCGATCCCGTGTCCGCGGTGCACGATTCCACCCGCGGTGAAGGCGAGCGTCCGGTAGCCGGCGTCGCGAAGGCGCGATGCGAGCGTCGGCGGCGCGTCGGACATCGGGAACAGCGGGGCGTCGTGGCCGGCGCGGTGCTCGCTCGGATAGAGGCCCGTGAACATCGACGCATGCGTCGCGAGCGTGTACGGCGCGACCGCGAAGGCCTCGTCGAACACGAGGCTCTCTCGCGCGAGGGCGTCGAGGGTCGGGCTCGGCGACGGGTCGGCGCCGTAGACGCCGAGGCGATCCGCGCGCAGCGTGTCGAGCGAGACGAGGACGACGTCGGGCGGTCCGTCGCGTCGGGGTCGAGCCGCGGGTGTGGAGCACACGACGTGCGGCGCGGCCCACGCGACCCAGTCCGAGTCCGCCGAGCCGTTGCGGCCGGTCGTCGTCTCGAGAACGAGCTCGACGCCGTCTCCTCCTGCGAAGCGCGCGTCGTCGGGGAGCGCGACGACGCGGTCGAGCCACGCCGGCGCTCCGAGTGCCGCCGGCGCGAGATCTTCTTCGAAGACCGTGCGCTCGTCGTCGCCGCGCCGGAGGGCGACGCGGAAGGTCGCCCCGTCGCTGCGCGCCCACGCCTCCTCCTTGAGTCCGAGCGCGAAGCGCAGCTCGCAGCCGGCGGGGGCGTGTCGCAGCCGCACCGCCAGGCGGCTCGGCGGGTGCTGGAACAGCGCGAGTCGCCGGTCCTCGCCCATCGTCCACACGACGTCGGAGGGGGCGTGGCCAGTGAGGACGGCGAGCTCCGCGCTGCTCGCGCCGATCGCCTGATAGTCGGCGGCGCGCTCTTCGGTGCGCGCACACGCCACCGCGAGACCGAGGCCCGCCACGAGCAGCGCGCGCACCTCCCGCGCGCACCACTCACGCCGCATACATCGCCTCGAGCTCGCGCGCGTGGTCGCGCACGTCCTTGACCGCGGGGACGCGGGCGCGGAGGCGGTCGAGCAGGGCGGGGTCGGCGGCGAGGCGCTCGATCGCGGCGCGCAGGGCGCGCGCGTCGGCCGGTGCGAAGACGAGGCCGGCGCCGGTGTCGCCGACGAACTCGCGCTGGCCGCCGTGGTCGGCGGCGACGACGGGGAGGCCGGCGAGGAAGGCCTCGTGGATCGTGAGCGGCGAGTTCTCGTACCAGAGCGAGGGGACGACGAGGACGTCGGCCGCGGCGAGCAGGCGCGGCACGTCGGCCGGCGCATAGCGCGCGCCGAGGCGGATGTGCGGCGCGCCCGCGGCGAGGCGGCGCAGCGCGCCCTCGTAGTCGTCGAAGCCGTCGAAGGGGACGGCGTGGCCGTGCACGTCGAGCGTGGCGCGCGCGGGGTCGATGCCGCGGAACGCCTCGAGCAGCAGGTGGACGCCCTTCGACGGGATCCACGTGCCGAGATAGGCGGCGCGCAGCGGGGCGCCGGCCGTGCGCGGCGCGCGCGCGAACCCCTTCCACGGTGCGAGGTCGAAGCCGTTGTCGGAGACGACGATGCGCGCCGGGTCGACGAGGCCCTCGCCGACGAAGACTCCGCGGAGGAAGTGCGACGGCGAGACGAAGAGGTCGACCTGCTCGCACATCGCGCGCACGGCGCGCTCGCGCGCCGCGATCTGCGCGACGGCGTCGTCTTCGCGCGCGAAGGGACGGGCGGCGATGCGGCGGTAGAGCGCGCGCGGCAGCCGCAGGTCGGCCAGCCAGCGCGCGCGCTCGAGGAGGGCGCGCGCGCGCGCGTGGCCGCCGCGCACGCGCAGCTGCATCGCCACGCAGCGCACGCAGTCCGCGCGCGCGTGCGAAGGGCAGGGCGCGAGGTCGTCGCGCAGGCGCTGGCCGCGCGGACACGCGAGCCAGAAGTCGTGCAGCGTGAACACGACGCGGATGCCGCGCCGCTTCGCCTCGTCGACGCACGTCGTCGACAGGCACGTGACGTGGTGGAAGTGCACGACGTCGGGCCGCTCGCGGTCGAGGAAGGCGCCGAACGCGCGCGCGGCCGGCGCGCTCTCGTACGTCTCGGCGAACGACGCGAGGTCGCGGAAGGTGCGGTTCAGGCGCGCGACGCGGAGCCCCTCGTGCACGCCGTCGTCGACGGCGTACTCGGGGCGCGCGGAGTCCGCCGTGCGGTGGAAGACGACGACGTCGTGGCGCTCCGCCTGCGCGCGCGCGAGCGCCTCGACGTAGTTCTCGGAGCCCGCGCGCGAGTCGGGCGGGAAGGCGTGCAGCGCGTGCGCGATCTTCACCGCGCGCGCCTCGCGTCGCGGATGCCGCGGTGCTGTGCGAGCGGGCTCGCGACGGCGAGCGCCGCGATGCGCGCGAGCTGGCGCGCGCGCTCGAGCCCGCCCGGCGCATGGCGCCAGACGTAGGGGAGGTCGTGGCGCCAGTTCGCGAGCACCGCGCGCGCGACGTCGCGGCGCCGCGGCAGCGTCGCCAGCCCGAACAGCTCGTGGAGCGTCCTGTGGCAGATGCGCGTGCGCGCGTACTCGTACAGGACGGAGCGGCGGTGCGAGTGCTCGACCGCCGCGTCGGGCGCGTACGCGATCGCGTGCCCGGCCTCGATCGCGGCCTTCCCCCACGCGATGTCCTCGCCGAAGGGCGTGGCCGGGAACGGCAGCCGCTCCCAGGCCGTGCGGCGCACCGCCGAGCACACGTTGTCGAAGACGCAGAGCGCGTGGCGCTCGCCGGGCGCGAGCGCCTCGAGCGAAGGCGCGTCGAGCTTCGCGCGCGCGGGCGCGGCGCGGCCCGTGAGCCAGCCCTCGAGCTGCCGACGCGTGACGACGTCGCAGTCGGCGCGCGGGATCTGTCGGCCGTACACGCCCGCCACCTCGGGGTCGGCGAACGGCGCGGCGATCGCGCGCAGGAAGTCCTCGCCCTGCGGAACCGCGTCCTGCGTGAGCAGCACGACGACCTCGCCGCGCGTCGCGGCGATGCCGCGGTTGCGGGTCGCGCCGTGGTCGAACTCGCGCGGGGCGATCTCGTCGACGTCGAAGCCCGCGCGGCGCAGCAGCGCGACGCTCCCGTCGCGCGAGCCCGAGTCGACGGCGCGCAGCTCGAGGTCGAAGTCGCCGCGCTGCTTCGAGAGCGCGTCGGCGACGAGCGGGAGCGTGTCGGCGCCGTCCTTCACGGGCACGACCACCGAGATGCAGCGGACGGGCCCGGCGCCCTCAGCGCGCGTCATGGGCACGGGCTCGCGCGCTGCGGAGCTCCTCGTAGAGGCCGACGAGCTCGCGCGCGTGCTCGCCCATCGGCTTCACGCGCGGCGCGCTCGCCGCGAGCCGGCGCGCGAGCCCGGGCTCGTCGTACAGACGCCGCAGCTGCGCGGCGAGCGCATCGGCGTCGCCGGCGTCGTAGAGCAGCCCGCCGCCGTGCTCGAGCAGCTCGGCGCTGCCGCCCATGCGCGACGCGACGACCGGCACGCCCGACAGGAACGCCTCGTGGATCGTGAGCGGCGAGTTCTCGCGCCAGATCGACGGCACGACCTGGCAGTCGATGCGCTGCTGGTGCTCGGCGACGCGCTCGGGCGGGATCCCGCCGACGAAGCGGATGCCCGGGTGCGCGGCGCGTCGCAGCAGCGCGTCCGTGTACGGCGGGTCGTAGTCGTGCGAGCCGCAGATCTCGAGCTCGGCGTCGCGGGGCATCGCGTCGAATGCGTCGATCAGCACGTGGACGCCCTTGTGCGGCACGAGCGACCCGATGAACGCATAGCGTCGCGCGCGCTCGGGAAGGTCGGTGCGCCTGCGGAAGCCCTCGGTCGCGAAGCCGTAGTCGCAGTGGACGATCTTCCCCGCGTCGAGCCCGAAGCGCGCGAGCTCGTCGCGCAGGTAGCGCGACGGGCTCACGAACGCGTCGACGAGCTCGCCGAGCTCGCGCATCGACGCCCAGCGCCGCTGGATGCGCAGGCGCTGCTGCGAGCGCGGCACGCGCGCCGCGAGCCGCGCCGCCGCGCGCATCGGGCGCAGCCACGGGCTCGCCGCCGCGCGCGCGTCGCCCTGCTCGGCGACGATGCGCGGAGCGATCCAGCCGGCCGTGCAGTAGTCGGCGCGACCGGCCGGCACGGCCTCCGTCTCGAGCTCGATCGCGCAGCGGCCCGCCGGAAGCGTGACGTCGATGCGCAGCGGACGGCGGTCCTCCGCGCGGCGCTTCGGGTCGAGCGTCTCCTCGGCGCGCACGTCGCCGTCGACGCGCACGCGGAAGCGCACCGCGCCGCCCGGCCGCTCGAAGGTGTCGGGGTGCATCGCGGCCGCCGCGAGGAAGCGCCCGCCGCGCCCGGTCTCGACGTCGAAGCGCAGGCGCGCCGGCGGGTGCGCGACGAAGGTCGGATGCGCGGCGCCGTCGAGCGCGTAGGCGTCGCGGTACACGAACGCCGCGTCGGGCGTCTCGACGTGCGGCGCGAGCGTCGTGAGGTCGAGGCCCTCCTCGCTCGCGCCCGCGCGCGCGTGCCGCCGGCGCAGCCAGCCGCGCGCGCCGAGCCCCGTGCCCGTCATGTGCGCCGTGCAGCCCGCGCAGCGCTGCGCGTCGAGCGTCGTGCACAGGCCGAGCCGCGGGTGGAAGCGCTGGCCGCCGTTCGCGCACTCGAGCCAGTGGTCGTGCAGCGTCATCACGACCGGGATGCCGCGGCGCTTCGCGTCGCGCACCACGTCGATCGACAGGTTGATCAGGTGCTGCACGTGCACGACGTCGGGCCGGA
This genomic interval from Myxococcota bacterium contains the following:
- a CDS encoding glycosyltransferase, with product MKIAHALHAFPPDSRAGSENYVEALARAQAERHDVVVFHRTADSARPEYAVDDGVHEGLRVARLNRTFRDLASFAETYESAPAARAFGAFLDRERPDVVHFHHVTCLSTTCVDEAKRRGIRVVFTLHDFWLACPRGQRLRDDLAPCPSHARADCVRCVAMQLRVRGGHARARALLERARWLADLRLPRALYRRIAARPFAREDDAVAQIAARERAVRAMCEQVDLFVSPSHFLRGVFVGEGLVDPARIVVSDNGFDLAPWKGFARAPRTAGAPLRAAYLGTWIPSKGVHLLLEAFRGIDPARATLDVHGHAVPFDGFDDYEGALRRLAAGAPHIRLGARYAPADVPRLLAAADVLVVPSLWYENSPLTIHEAFLAGLPVVAADHGGQREFVGDTGAGLVFAPADARALRAAIERLAADPALLDRLRARVPAVKDVRDHARELEAMYAA
- a CDS encoding sulfatase, producing the protein MRREWCAREVRALLVAGLGLAVACARTEERAADYQAIGASSAELAVLTGHAPSDVVWTMGEDRRLALFQHPPSRLAVRLRHAPAGCELRFALGLKEEAWARSDGATFRVALRRGDDERTVFEEDLAPAALGAPAWLDRVVALPDDARFAGGDGVELVLETTTGRNGSADSDWVAWAAPHVVCSTPAARPRRDGPPDVVLVSLDTLRADRLGVYGADPSPSPTLDALARESLVFDEAFAVAPYTLATHASMFTGLYPSEHRAGHDAPLFPMSDAPPTLASRLRDAGYRTLAFTAGGIVHRGHGIARGFETWVEHTRVGLPSMLPTIFDALGAAPRRPTFLFVHTYDIHGPYPGVRRADAGDDAAGSSGAWRALRAIPALRYLALDRYPSREAMVRGYDEGVRSTDRTLGALFDRLREIGVWDGALVIVTSDHGETLFERGDFVGHTFSLHDEVIRVPLVVKLPHAVATGRSDELVEQVDLLPTVLAAVGLPAEPGVSGSDVLARVRGEQPAKERVRGEAVHTGARYVRDRRWKVIAAGYPAGDARSRVPAELRDRVSTAPQAYDLRADAGELHDLATGDPLRARPSAAWSAPLSRAESLPLPGTLPGEYGRAEAEPPSGGVPIEQLRALGYGE
- a CDS encoding glycosyltransferase, which translates into the protein MTRAEGAGPVRCISVVVPVKDGADTLPLVADALSKQRGDFDLELRAVDSGSRDGSVALLRRAGFDVDEIAPREFDHGATRNRGIAATRGEVVVLLTQDAVPQGEDFLRAIAAPFADPEVAGVYGRQIPRADCDVVTRRQLEGWLTGRAAPARAKLDAPSLEALAPGERHALCVFDNVCSAVRRTAWERLPFPATPFGEDIAWGKAAIEAGHAIAYAPDAAVEHSHRRSVLYEYARTRICHRTLHELFGLATLPRRRDVARAVLANWRHDLPYVWRHAPGGLERARQLARIAALAVASPLAQHRGIRDARRAR
- a CDS encoding glycosyltransferase; its protein translation is MRVLHIVHDFLPRHVAGVEVYTENLTQRLAAEHEVAIAYSEVVPDAPNYALRRGRRGKVFTYEIVNNHRLRGFEETYRNPAVDRRMTEVLDEFRPDVVHVQHLINLSIDVVRDAKRRGIPVVMTLHDHWLECANGGQRFHPRLGLCTTLDAQRCAGCTAHMTGTGLGARGWLRRRHARAGASEEGLDLTTLAPHVETPDAAFVYRDAYALDGAAHPTFVAHPPARLRFDVETGRGGRFLAAAAMHPDTFERPGGAVRFRVRVDGDVRAEETLDPKRRAEDRRPLRIDVTLPAGRCAIELETEAVPAGRADYCTAGWIAPRIVAEQGDARAAASPWLRPMRAAARLAARVPRSQQRLRIQRRWASMRELGELVDAFVSPSRYLRDELARFGLDAGKIVHCDYGFATEGFRRRTDLPERARRYAFIGSLVPHKGVHVLIDAFDAMPRDAELEICGSHDYDPPYTDALLRRAAHPGIRFVGGIPPERVAEHQQRIDCQVVPSIWRENSPLTIHEAFLSGVPVVASRMGGSAELLEHGGGLLYDAGDADALAAQLRRLYDEPGLARRLAASAPRVKPMGEHARELVGLYEELRSARARAHDAR